The following coding sequences are from one Triticum aestivum cultivar Chinese Spring chromosome 5A, IWGSC CS RefSeq v2.1, whole genome shotgun sequence window:
- the LOC123103589 gene encoding uncharacterized protein isoform X3: MSICAVNPYAFLQSKLGATCCCSNSFIHSLVVVRIMNKGSIHKKETHGTSDDISENTPVEKVRGPNLFERAKEEIEALVEAVHDKMEHHSSPRRKEGELHKDSKEHSEANMHKKTHENETHGTSNHISEDTPVSKVKGPGVFERAKEEIEAIVEAIHPKKESDK, encoded by the exons ATGTCGATTTGTGCAG TTAACCCTTACGCATTCCTGCAAAGCAAGCTTGGCGCCACGTGTTGCTGTtccaattcattcattcattcatt AGTGGTGGTGCGAATAATGAACAAAGGCAGCATCCACAAAAAGGAGACGCACGGAACAAGCGACGACATAAGCGAGAACACGCCTGTGGAGAAGGTCAGGGGCCCCAATCTGTTTGAACGGGCCAAGGAAGAGATCGAGGCTCTTGTGGAGGCTGTTCACGATAAGATGGAGCACCATTCCAGTCCCCGCAGGAAGGAGGGTG AATTGCACAAGGATTCCAAGGAACACAGTGAGGCAAACATGCATAAGAAGACCCATGAGAACGAAACTCATGGTACAAGCAATCATATAAGTGAGGACACGCCTGTCAGCAAAGTCAAAGGCCCGGGCGTGTTTGAACGTGCCAAGGAAGAGATCGAAGCTATCGTTGAGGCCATCCATCCGAAGAAAGAATCCGACAAGTGA
- the LOC123103589 gene encoding uncharacterized protein isoform X1, with product MSFRPGPRNNSVSFFSHFPSCPIVSSPNCRSPHLSPSRRPEHAGDRLRRAGSPATTHPHRVVVRIMNKGSIHKKETHGTSDDISENTPVEKVRGPNLFERAKEEIEALVEAVHDKMEHHSSPRRKEGELHKDSKEHSEANMHKKTHENETHGTSNHISEDTPVSKVKGPGVFERAKEEIEAIVEAIHPKKESDK from the exons ATGAGCTTTCGGCCTGGGCCGAGGAATAATTCCGTCTCTTTCTTCTCCCACTTCCCTTCCTGTCCTATCGTGTCCTCTCCCAATTGCCGCAGTCCTCATCTCTCCCCCTCCCGGAGGCCGGAGCACGCAGGAGATCGACTTCGCCGCGCCGGCTCGCCGGCGACGACACACCCCCACAG AGTGGTGGTGCGAATAATGAACAAAGGCAGCATCCACAAAAAGGAGACGCACGGAACAAGCGACGACATAAGCGAGAACACGCCTGTGGAGAAGGTCAGGGGCCCCAATCTGTTTGAACGGGCCAAGGAAGAGATCGAGGCTCTTGTGGAGGCTGTTCACGATAAGATGGAGCACCATTCCAGTCCCCGCAGGAAGGAGGGTG AATTGCACAAGGATTCCAAGGAACACAGTGAGGCAAACATGCATAAGAAGACCCATGAGAACGAAACTCATGGTACAAGCAATCATATAAGTGAGGACACGCCTGTCAGCAAAGTCAAAGGCCCGGGCGTGTTTGAACGTGCCAAGGAAGAGATCGAAGCTATCGTTGAGGCCATCCATCCGAAGAAAGAATCCGACAAGTGA
- the LOC123103589 gene encoding uncharacterized protein isoform X2, with protein sequence MLNLLISGYLVLFTVNPYAFLQSKLGATCCCSNSFIHSLVVVRIMNKGSIHKKETHGTSDDISENTPVEKVRGPNLFERAKEEIEALVEAVHDKMEHHSSPRRKEGELHKDSKEHSEANMHKKTHENETHGTSNHISEDTPVSKVKGPGVFERAKEEIEAIVEAIHPKKESDK encoded by the exons ATGCTTAACCTCTTGATCTCGGGGTATTTGGTGCTTTTTACAGTTAACCCTTACGCATTCCTGCAAAGCAAGCTTGGCGCCACGTGTTGCTGTtccaattcattcattcattcatt AGTGGTGGTGCGAATAATGAACAAAGGCAGCATCCACAAAAAGGAGACGCACGGAACAAGCGACGACATAAGCGAGAACACGCCTGTGGAGAAGGTCAGGGGCCCCAATCTGTTTGAACGGGCCAAGGAAGAGATCGAGGCTCTTGTGGAGGCTGTTCACGATAAGATGGAGCACCATTCCAGTCCCCGCAGGAAGGAGGGTG AATTGCACAAGGATTCCAAGGAACACAGTGAGGCAAACATGCATAAGAAGACCCATGAGAACGAAACTCATGGTACAAGCAATCATATAAGTGAGGACACGCCTGTCAGCAAAGTCAAAGGCCCGGGCGTGTTTGAACGTGCCAAGGAAGAGATCGAAGCTATCGTTGAGGCCATCCATCCGAAGAAAGAATCCGACAAGTGA
- the LOC123103588 gene encoding putative hydrolase C777.06c, with protein sequence MSVVRALWTIGPHVSDRAVGRAARLFLSVGQGTRAHLPASPPPAARTTSGQRPRRPRRYRLAGRRRKADRRIRALPMSGATAAGAIAALLRAHRLPMLHSPFACSLAAARSLGAHLPLRAAAAAAPLSSRLPLVRLRSGASPRFFSSSCGAPGNAVSSSAAEHDEPRKSELIFLGTGTSEGVPRVSCLTDPSKTCPVCTKAAEPGNRNRRRNTSILLRHVTPSRTSNILIDAGKFFYHSALQWFPAFGLREIDAVIITHSHADAIGGLDCLRDWTNNVQPSIPIYVAPRDYEVMKMTHHYLVDTSTVIPGAAVSTLQFNIMKEEPFTVQDLEVIPLPVWHGQGYRSLGFRFGDICYISDVSDIPDETYKLLEDCQLLILDALRPDRSSSTHFGLPRALEEVRKIKPKRTLFTGMMHLMDHEKVNDDLARLMETEGLDVQLSYDGLSTPVRL encoded by the exons ATGTCAGTGGTCAGGGCTCTCTGgactattggcccacatgtcagtgacagggcCGTCGGAAGAGCCGCGCGGCTTTTCTTGAGCGTCGGGCAGGGAACTCGGGCCCACTTGCCAGCGTCGCCCCCTCCCGCCGCGAGGACGACAAGTGGCCAGCGTCCGCGGAGACCCCGTCGTTACCgactcgccggccgccgccgcaaggcaGACAGACGCATCCGCGCTCTCCCGATGTCTGGAGCAACCGCCGCGGGCGCGATCGCCGCTCTCCTGCGCGCCCACCGCTTGCCCATGCTGCATTCGCCGTTCGCGTGCTCGCTCGCCGCGGCCCGCTCACTGGGCGCGCATCTCCCTCTCCGCGCCGCGGCGGCCGCCGCGCCGCTCTCCTCACGCCTCCCCCTCGTGCGCCTCCGCTCCGGCGCTTCGC CgcgcttcttctcctcctcctgcgGCGCCCCTGGCAACGCTGTCTCTTCCTCGGCGGCGGAGCATGATGAGCCGCGGAAGTCGGAGCTCATCTTCCTCGGCACTGGCACCAGCGAGGGCGTCCCGCGCGTCAGCTGCCTCACCGACCCCTCCAAGACTTGCCCC GTTTGCACCAAGGCAGCAGAGCCGGGGAACCGGAACCGAAGGCGCAACACCTCCATTCTCCTGCGTCATGTCACGCCGTCTCGCACTTCTAACATCCTCATCGACGCTGGCAA GTTTTTCTACCATTCCGCGCTCCAGTGGTTCCCTGCTTTTGG GTTGAGGGAGATTGATGCTGTCATTATTACTCATTCTCATGCTGATGCAATTGGAG GCCTTGATTGTCTTCGTGATTGGACGAACAATGTCCAGCCCTCCATCCCAATTTATGTGGCACCGCGTGATTATGAG gtgatgaagatgacacacCACTATTTGGTCGACACAAGTACGGTTATACCTGGTGCAGCAGTTTCAACATTACAATTCAACATTATGAAAGAGGAACCATTTACTGTTCAGGATCTTGAG GTAATTCCTTTGCCTGTATGGCACGGTCAGGGTTACCGTTCCCTTGGTTTCCGTTTTGGTGACATATGCTACATAAG TGATGTCAGTGATATACCTGACGAAACCTATAAACTTCTGGAAGACTGTCAACTTCTTATATTG GATGCTCTTAGACCTGATCGTTCTTCTTCAACACACTTTGGATTACCTAGG GCCCTCGAGGAAGTCAGGAAAATCAAACCAAAAAGAACGCTGTTTACCG GGATGATGCATTTAATGGACCATGAGAAAGTGAACGATGATCTTGCCAGGCTGATGGAAACAGAGGGGCTTGACGTCCAGCTTAGCTATGATGGTCTCAGCACACCTGTAAGGCTCTAG
- the LOC123103587 gene encoding protein HOTHEAD: protein MASSSKGAAASSLCIKLVACLCFLGLSQGRGTAKPPFTLRNLPPLEKASSFPAMRHDSYDYIVVGGGTAGCPLAATLSLKYKVLVLERGGSPYGNRNVSYMENFHIGLSNTAPDSSSQAFVSTDGVINARARVLGGGTCINAGFYSRASSSFVQDVGWEEDLVNESYPWVEDKVVQWPKIAPWQAALRDGLVEAGVSPFNGYTYDHVSGTKVGGTIFDANGHRHTAADLLAAGDRNNLRVLLHASVHKIVFDSQQGRLRPRAIGVQFADEDGRLHQALLNNNRDSEIIISSGAIGSPQLLLLSGIGPKNDLKNHNIPVVLHNKYVGKGMADNPMNSIFIPTKSPPRQSLIETVGITEAGVFIEASSGFGQSEDSIHCHHGIMSAEIGQLSTVPPKQRSLELAREYAHNKLSLPKEVFQGGFILEKIDGPLSTGHLVLADTDVKNNPAVTFNYFSHPQDLSRCVYGIKTIEKILKTNSFAHLTPDDDAGYEIERVLNMSVRANVNLIPKHTNTTESLEQFCKDTVITIWHYHGGCHVGKVVDQQHRVLGVSGLRVVDGSTFSRSPGTNPQATVMMMGRYFGVKILRQRLGRAAGV from the exons ATGGCTTCCAGCAGCAAGGGAGCGGCGGCGTCCTCGCTCTGCATCAAGCTCGTGGCCTGCCTCTGCTTCCTCGGATTATCCCAAG GCAGGGGCACGGCCAAGCCGCCATTCACGCTGAGGAACCTCCCTCCCCTCGAGAAGGCGAGCAGCTTCCCCGCGATGCGCCACGACAGCTACGACTACATTGTCGTCGGCGGGGGCACCGCCGGCTGCCCCCTGGCGGCGACATTGTCGCTCAAGTACAAGGTGCTCGTGCTGGAGAGGGGCGGGTCCCCTTACGGCAACCGCAACGTCTCCTACATGGAGAACTTCCACATTGGCCTGAGCAACACGGCGCCGGACTCTTCGTCGCAGGCCTTCGTCTCCACCGACGGCGTCATCAATGCCCGGGCaagggtgctcggcggcggcacctgCATCAATGCTGGCTTCTACAGCCGAGCCAGCTCAAG CTTCGTGCAGGATGTTGGCTGGGAAGAAGACCTGGTGAATGAGTCCTACCCTTGGGTAGAGGATAAGGTTGTCCAGTGGCCTAAGATCGCGCCTTGGCAGGCTGCACTGCGGGATGGGCTTGTTGAAGCAGGTGTATCCCCTTTCAATGGGTACACCTATGACCATGTTTCTGGGACCAAGGTTGGCGGCACCATCTTCGACGCAAATGGCCACCGCCACACAGCAGCCGACTTGCTCGCAGCTGGAGACCGTAACAACCTGAGGGTCCTGCTTCATGCTAGTGTGCACAAGATAGTGTTCGACTCGCAACAAG GACGACTGAGACCAAGGGCTATCGGGGTACAATTTGCTGATGAGGACGGGAGACTCCACCAGGCACTCCTCAACAACAACAGAGATAGCGAAATTATCATCTCTTCTGGTGCAATTGGCAGCCCCCAGCTGCTACTCCTCAGTGGGATTGGGCCAAAGAATGATCTTAAGAATCATAACATTCCTGTTGTTCTCCACAACAAGTATGTGGGGAAAGGGATGGCCGACAACCCCATGAACTCCATCTTCATACCTACGAAAAGCCCCCCGCGGCAGTCACTGATTGAGACTGTCGGGATAACTGAAGCCGGTGTGTTCATCGAGGCCAGCAGTGGTTTTGGCCAGTCAGAAGATAGCATCCACTGCCACCACGGAATCATGTCTGCTGAG ATTGGACAGCTGTCCACAGTTCCTCCGAAGCAAAGAAGCCTGGAACTAGCCAGGGAGTATGCACATAACAAACTTAGTCTACCCAAAGAGGTGTTCCAGGGTGGCTTTATCCTTGAGAAGATCGATGGTCCACTGTCTACAGGCCATCTTGTCCTTGCAGACACTGATGTCAAGAACAACCCGGCAGTTACTTTCAACTATTTCAGCCATCCACAAGATCTCAGCCGTTGTGTCTATGGCATCAAGACCATTGAGAAAATATTGAAGACAAACAGTTTCGCTCATCTGACTCCTGATGATGATGCTGGATATGAAATAGAAAGGGTGCTCAACATGAGCGTGCGGGCTAACGTGAATCTGATACCCAAGCATACCAATACCACAGAATCCCTGGAGCAATTTTGCAAGGACACGGTAATCACCATCTGGCACTACCATGGTGGGTGCCATGTAGGGAAGGTGGTCGACCAGCAGCACCGAGTGCTTGGAGTCTCAGGGCTCCGGGTTGTTGATGGCTCAACGTTCTCTAGGTCACCAGGGACCAACCCTCAAGCCACGGTCATGATGATGGGCAG GTACTTTGGAGTGAAGATCTTAAGGCAGCGGCTAGGACGAGCAGCTGGGGTGTAG